cctattttttctctcaactactttattttgttgtggatttcttggagtagagaaattatggttgtatccatttgactcataaaaatcttgaaaatcacggttttaaaactcaccaccatgatcactatgaatagacgaaatcataaaaccttttttcattttgaacaagtttacaaaattttaaaaaatatttaaagcaatcacttttgtataccaagaagtatatccaagtatatatactataattatcaataattacaaatacatatttactacctcctggaCTTATTGTATTAATTGATCCAAATAAATTTATATAGATTAATTatagtggtctagaggtgcttatttgattttttgttttaaaactatttttatttatttacctagttagcatgcatcacaaactttgtctTTAACAAATTTGATTCTATGCATCTCTTACGAGTTCTCTAGTTGAAATTtgtgagattagtttcatgctagcatgacctagtctcttatgccaaagctatTCATCATCGTTTAAAGCCAAAAAATATGTTtattcataaaaatcatcaatatcaatagtatacacattattattttttaagacaatcatagatttatttttgtgtggtatttcTATTATGCAAGCACttgattcaaatttgataatatatcctttatcacataattgactaacacttagtagattatgttttaaattatctactaataacacatcttcaatcaagaggtttgaCTTGTTACCTTTAGTTCATTTGTCAATAATTtttcccttgttgttatctccgaaggtgacatatccttcgtcttgaCTAGTGAGATTAGAGAAGTGTataggatctccggtcatatattttgagtatccattatcaatgtactatctcttgcttctagcttttgATTATAAACACATCTACGAGAGAAGGGGTTTTctcttaggtacccatttaactttgggtctctCATGAATAAATCTACCTATCTTGACTATTGGTATTGggttatttatggttcctttaggaacccaaactaatttgtgtgagctatattttttaaataaatatttataagtaaaatatccatatttactataaaaattataattatttttataggaaacatgtaatgtgggtcctttaacaaataaaattgatttttGTTAGTGTTGTTACTCACAAAACTGATTCCTAATTTTATATGTACATGACCATTATTagtaaggatcatatttaaagatttatttctaattttaaatttttctaaaattttttataatactatattttctttcttaaatgaatctaactctttACACTTAATGCGAGAAGTTAACATGCTATtattatgctcattttttaattttttaaattgattagaaagagaagcatgatcattttttaacaacttatattttttaccaactaacttatatttatcatataaatcattaaaagcattaagtaaatcatcataagataaataagattcgattgagtcacttacctcatcattgagcgTCATTATAGCATAGTTGCCACCTcaccttcattggtttgctctttgTCTTCAGATGCACTCGATTCGTCACAGGTCACCTTgattgctttcttcttctttggtagcttcttcttcttcagttcaggatattcacttttgaaatgcccCAGCTTCTTAGATTCGTAGCAAATGACTGTGTTCTTTTTTAGTTTGCTTttgttcttagtatcttgttttacaagatttattttgtttcttcttatggattttttaaattttcttgttagaagtgtcaagtcttcattatcatttgagcttttgctcgaatggtcttctttagttctaaatgtcatatcctttctattctttggaaggttattctcatattcatcatgttcatcatatatcttgcatgtcatttcataggtcattaatgatcttaTGAGTTCATCAAGTGAAAAATAATTCAAGTCATTTATCTcttatattgtagttactttcggatCTCAATTTTTTGGaagcttagaattttattaacaagtttaatatTAGAAACATTTTTACTAAGAACtttcaaactattgacgacatctataaaatgGATATACATATctctaatagtttcacttggtttcattcgaaataattcaaaactatataacaaaagattgattttagactctttaattcTACTTGTGTATTCATGCGTGACtttgagtgtgtaccaaatatcatatgcagttttgcatatagaaatataattaaaattattttttatctaaaacataaaataaagcattcatagctttcacatttaaggaaaataattttttctctagatcattccattcactcattggtatagaggatttttgaaaatcacattcaacaatgttccataaatcaaagttcatagaaataaaaaaatcctcatatgagttttccaatatgtatagtccgtcccattaaacataggaggacgagtgatagaatgaccctctagattatcggcaaaagctatctctcttgggtgttgaaCCAATGTTaagtctcaaattttgatgatgaaattaattggtaaattgtttgatctattctatatgttgagataagtgtgcaggattgaaatatgagatttttttcAAAGGTATATTAgtcttgacttttttttttttttgttattcaacTTAGTTACAAAGTTTTGAACAAGATATTAGTAGTATCAAAAATTGGATTCTTTTCAATATCTTAGTTTTGTGGTCAATAATGTGATGTTGTCGCTTACAAAAATATTATACCATTCACAATCAGAGAGTAGATGAGGTCATTGTCAATTGGTGATGCCATCAACAAGGCTATAAAGGATGTTATCGCTATTGACTATTAGAGAGGATTAGAGGATGTTACTACGAAGAGAAGTATAGGTTACACTAGTCATCGTCGTTGTTGAGAGGAGGATACCCCAACCATTTATTGTTGGAGAGGAAAGGATCGCTTGTCACCACCACGTATAATGAGGTTGCACTAATTCAATCAGCCCtcatctttctgtctcccttacCTTTTAATTCAAACCTAACCTAACATATAATCTGATCTTCCAAGGATCTAACCCAAATCAATTCGACCCAAATCAAGACCAAGATCGAACCAAACTAATCTTTGGGTTAGTCGAGTTTGAATTAGGTCGATAGAATCAACAaattttaaaaagatatttttaaaattttaaataaaagagATATgctttgattaaaaaataaatatgagagCATCGTTTGATAAAACCCCATCATTAGGGGCATTTTTtgggtaaaatatctaaaaaaattacttatgagaaatttatttatttaaaaataaaattaattttaatatttgtattactttaaaaaataatttctacATACTAAAAATCCTACCTAATACAGTATAAAATATAACTCTACATGCAAAGCAAATTTGCAATTGTACATTTTTCATGACGAATTCAATTTTCAACTCTAATATTTCTATATGTTCAAGTCAACATCTCTACTATTGTATCATTATAATTCATTGTTAAAGAAGAGGGGATCGTTCTTTGACACCGCCTAGGGTTACACTCGTTAAGTAACGAATGTAATCTTTATCTTTATGCCTTCATTGTTTTTgtttctaacttaatttacaatATAATACAATGTGTTCCGAGAGATTTGACCTGAATCAATTTGACTTGAATCAAGATCCCACCCCAATTGAACCAAATTTTCTACATGTTCAGTGTCAAATGGTCAACAACTCTCCGATCGCACCATGCATCCGTAATTTATCACCATTACACCGCGGTTGCGAAATGTGGCTCAGCCGCTCCCACCTAATGTCGGCTCGCTTGCTTCCCAATTCTGCGGCCGCGCTCACGTGTTTCTCGCGGGCTCCACCAGCTACATTTGTCTACTCCCCACGCGGAAGACGAGTTCTGGGAATCGACCTTTTATTACGGTCTCGCCATCACCCTCCGCCTTGTTGCGGTCTCTGACCATTTCTTCGAAGCGCGAAGACGCGCCCAACGGCGTTGCGCCACGGTGACCGCCGCTCGGGCCCCGCCAAACGTGTTCGATGCGATCCTGTGGGGACCTATCACGTGTCATCTGACACGTGCCTTTTGCGACCTTGTCGGCGTGACACGTCAACCTCTTCCAGCATCTCGCACCCTCCACGTGTCTCGGCTTAGAATGATCGGACGGCCACTACCGATTAAGTGGATCGACGCGGACCATCTCGTTCAACTAACATCCGCCCTCCTCTATAGTTTTGGGTTGTTTCTTGCCTTGTTCCTACTCGGTATTTAAAAGCACTACCGCCTCAAACAAAAGCGGTAGACAAGACAGACGGCACCGCAGATATAGGAGACGAAAGAGTGATGTCGAGAGATGTCGTGGAATTCGATTTCTTTGCGATGGAGAAGACACGATCCCGCGCCATGGATCAAAGGACCTCCGCCCCAGGTATCCTATCctatcccatcccatcccatcccatcccgtccctcttttctcttctctcttccgCCACAATAATTTAGGGTTTCGTTTGGTGGGTTTAAGGCGCCAAGCTGAGCGCCATCTCCAGGATGAATCCGCAACTCCTGcggaacgtgatctcctccgtcgGGAGAACACCGATTCCACCTCCGCTGTCGCTTCTTGTTCTGAATCCGTCCGATCTGTCCGCACGAAGGAACGATTCTGTAACGGCGCCATTAACGATCTTTTACAACGGCACCGTCGCCGTTTTCGATCTTGCGCACAATAAGGTCAGTTAGTCTTTTCTCTTCCGTTTCCGTAGAACAATCACGAGCAATTTCTTATAGTTTCGATCTCTGAATAGGCGGAGGCAATAATGAAGATGGCGGAGATCAGCGGGAAAGGGTTTCTAGATAAACTTGACGAAGGTAAATGTCTAAAATGGCCGTCGATGAAAACGTAAATTGGCCTGATACAGAACTCTTTTTCCGTTTCCGTTGCGTGTGCAGATCTGTTGCCGATGGCTCGGAAGAAATCACTGCAGCGCTTCTTCCAGAAGCGCAAAGAGAGGTAATTATTTATCATTAAGTACATTTATTCCCGATTCATAGGAAGTTCAGATGCTAGGATTTGATATCGTAGAAGACTATACCATCGAGCTCATTAATCACCTTGTGGTCTTACAGAGTCAAATATCACGGGTTTTTAGAGCTCATCCTTATTTAATTCTCTTCTCTTACATTTATAAGAAGGTTTGTATGTTTATGTGAAGGTGGCCACAAACTTCCAACTCTTGAAGGATGGTTTGTGATGCCTATAAATTACATAGTAAAATCGTTTACCGTTGTCTGAAGTTTATATTCTATCTCTTCACGTAGTTTCCTAAACGATTTTAAATTTCAACCGTTGACTTATTGATATGAAAGTATATATCATTAGTACTTGAGAAAGTAAATCTTGTGCAAACATGAATAGTTTTAAAGTTCAAGTCAGTATGTCGAGCTATTTCTGATATGATGAGATACGGACTGTTGTTTGTTAAAGTGGATAACTACAggcatataattaaaaatatatatatttaataactgATGTTTTGTATCTGTTTTACCAACATTTATATCTATTTGTTAAGGATGGTTTAGTATAATTATCGTGTTGTCGTGATAGACCACCTCTAGGGCTTTGAAATTTGACTTAGTAGTCTGATATCaagtcactttttttttttactgatgTAATAGGTTCATTTAAAAAGGTGCAGGTTGACGGCAGCAGGTCCATACGAGAGGAGACAGGCGACGGGTTCGGCTAAGAATACGTGTTGACTGTCTTCAACCTCTAATTGTTTGATTAGATGGCGGAGAGCTGTACCAAAGACTGTTTTTATCTCAGTTGTTTTATTTGTTTTGGTTGCTGACACAGATTTGTTGTGATCGAATACTTTTTACGATACTTAGTATCTCTTGACGTTGATGTAAATTGTTACTTTGCTATTGCCAATCAAATGATCAGTTGTTACTTTCAGAACTTGCAGTAAATGATTCATATATTTCTAATAATTGAGCTTTTAATTAATGGTTGAGAAAAGGATTCCAAGGAATGAATCTCTTTAACTGGAATCCAATGAGAAATCATATATTAGGGTTTGATCACTCTTATTTCTTCAGTGCTACTTTCAAGTTGTGGTAGGGTGTCAAAGGAGGAGAAATGTGAAAGAAACTTGGGAATGCATCGTTTGCTTGCGATAACTTAATTCACTGCATCATACGGCCCTCCCGGGGAATAGAAAACAGCGTGGCTTGGGCTTGAGGAGATCATGGTGTCAATACAACAGCGAGACTTGGTGCAGCTGCAATGGCAGTGCAACAACGTAAGCGAAAGCTGTTCCAGCTGCTGCCGCCTCTCTTAAAGCAGGTGTTGTTTCTGGTTGTGATCTGCAAAGTCAAGGGGAAGGGCGTGCCTTCTCTGCTCATTGTCTTCCTCCTCTGCGTAGATTCCTTTCTGCCAACCCCAGGAGAGCCTCCTTTCTCTGGAGCAGTTTAACTTTCAACCATCCACTTTATTCCCAGCTCAGTCTACCAGCTTCTTTTCTCGAAAGGCAAGTCTTAATATGTCTACCTATGTGTGTTGCTCCCTCAGGAATGAGTCACAGCGATGAGCTATGTTAACACTGCTAATTCCGTATCTGAGATATGAGTTATTGGGATGTCAGAGCCTAGTCATACACTTGTGAACGTGCTAAAGAGTAATTTACATCTGCGTTTATTATGATTTATTACTGTAAATCTAAATCATTGAATGAGCAACGCATGGTATTAATTAACTCGGGACACACAGTCACAGAAAGGTGATGAACAGTTGTCAGAAGCCAAAGCCTTTATTCTGAACCCCATGTTGGCATAAAGAATGGCACCAAGAAAAAAAGAGGGAAACCCGTGTTCGTGATTGCTGCTCCTAGGAGAAGAAAGAAAGCCTTGTCAAAGAGTGCCGAAGAAGAAATCAGAAAGAGTACATCTTGTTCTTAGATGCTCACAGCGGTGGTGAGAAGCTAGAAAAAGGTCGATCTTTTCTCGCTGGATTGATCCAACACACAAGAACAAGATCGAGGGGTCGAGCAGTTCAGACGCAGCCGTGGCGGCCAAGTTTGAGGAAGCCGCCGCTGCCGCACTTGGGGCAGGCGTCGACGCTCTTCGGGATCATGAAGTACATGAAGCAGGAGAGGCAGCCGGCGGAAACGAGGATTTGGCTGCCGCCGGCCGCTGCTGCAGTATCTGTGGAGGAGGTGGATGAGAGGGAGGTGAGGCAGGAGTTGGCGGTATCGACGCTGTCCTCGTCGTCGTCGCTGCCGCCGATTTCGGAGCAGCTGTCGTCAGAGGAGGAGTCTTGCTTGGACTGGTAGCTCGACGaataggaggcggcggcggcgatggcgacGGCGGTTCTTGGGTCCTTGGTCGTCCTGATCCCAGTCTCCCGGTTGATGTAGTAGACTTGCCCCGACTGCCATGGAAACAGGGGAAGTTTTGTCAAGCAAAGACGGAGAATCTACAACAagggggagggaggaggaagaggtggtAAGGTAGATAGGCGAAGAACCAAAAAAGGATGGATTTTGATGCCGGAAACGATCACAAAACCATTTTGGAGCTCGAGTTGGTGCATTTATGATCAATGATTGGTGAAAAGGGAGGAGCATTTAAGGAGCAGCCTCGTACCCGCATGTCTAGACACTGCTCCCAGTGACAAGGGAGCGCCGTCTCCGAGTTCAGTTCCACCGTGACTTCCCCCGCGCTCTCATCGCTAACCTCCGCGAGATGAGCCGCTGCGACTCTCCCCAGATCGCAACTCCTAAGAAAAACAGAAATCATTTCGATGTTGGGCGCCGTCATATCTACGCAACGCCCAAACAGAAGAGGCGAGAGCGAAGGCGGAGAAGAGGTAATTAAGGAAGAGGCATTTGGTGGGGTTTTGTGGGGAGGAAACGGTGTCTGAGAAAGCAGTAGTTGGAGACGCTGGTTTTGACCCGATCTTCCCGAAATATCCTCCGAAACTATATGTTCATTATGGTCTACAGAGATTCTTTTGGAGAACGATGGAATCTTACCATCGTTTGGGGGGTGGTGCGCGGACGGGCCGTGTCTGCATGCAATGCCTGGCGTTGAATCTCACCAATGCCTGACAAAGCAATGCCTGGCCGGGCCGGGCCGTGTCTGCATGCAGTCGGGGAGCGTGTCACGATAAAGGCTAATGAGGTGTCTTTGTCATTTCTGTCCACATTGCAGACGCAGATgacaaatgatgcatgatgaaattgtttgatCAAATACAGAAAATAAAAAGACAACATCTTTACCTAAAGAAAGTTCAGTCAACGCAATCGATCCAAACACGTGACCAAAGTCAAATTTATCAAGAACGTATTCCGTGTGGAATACTTGAGATAGAATTATTAACATGAATTATAacgatcagagtggcgcagcggaagcgtggtgggcccataacccacaggtcccaggatcgaaacctggctctgatatatgattatttttattaattttttttattttagaattaaTATTTGTCCAACGATTTCGAAATGCctatattcttttttctttttctttattttgatctttttttaaaaaaaaaactaacttGTAGTGACTGTAAATTGCATTTTTCATATGtgattttttattaatggaatTAACATTTGTCCAATGATTTCGAAATGCCTATAATCTTTTTTCTTTGTCTTTAacttgatttaattttttttaaaaaaaattctaacttGTAGTGACTGCAAATTGCATTTTTCATGAGGGAAACACCGTGTACCCTGTCGTGGGCGAGACAGGTGAGCTTCTGACTTGAACGAATGGCGATTCTTGGAACAAGTTTCCTACGCTCATGCGGTCGTCCGAGTTCTACTCTTCGCTTCCTCCCTCTCGCTCCTCCTCTCCTCACATCTGTCATccccttcttccctcctcctctctcaccaccctctctctctctctctctctctctctctctctctctctctctctctctctctctcgaccatTCCTTCTCTGTCGCCATACTTCCCGTCCATTCTCTCTCTGTCGCTCCCCTTGAATCCTTTCTCACTACTCTGTACTTCCAGCCATTTGACATACATGAAAGAAGGAtcaagaggtggtggtggtggcagctGCGGAGGCCAAACTCTGTTCGCAGAAGCTGGCGGCGGACTCCCGCGCCCTTCCAACGACTCAACCCTCATGCATTCCGATCCCCTAATCAAGTCCACCAGCGAGGAGGAGTTCCCCACCCGCCACAGCAACGGCTCCACCGCCAGCCCCGGTTACTCCTCCGACCACAGCGCCTCCACCACCGACACCCAGAACTCCTCCGCTGACAACTCTCCCTTCCACATGTCGCCCTGGAACCACCAACCCGCCACCTCATCTGCTTCCTCCGGCGGCCCTGTTCCGGGGGCGACCAACACCACCACAGACCTCTTCCCCTCGGGCACTGGCCTCGTCGGCTCCCTCGTCCGCGAGGAAGGCCACATCTACTCCGTTGCTGCCATCGGCGGCCTCCTGTATACCGGATCCGACAGCAAGAACATCCGAGTGTGGAAGAACCAAAAGGAGTACGCGGGTTTCAAGTCGACTAGTGGCCTCGTGAAGGCCATAGTCATATCCACCGACCACCGCATCTTCACCGGCCACCAAGATGGAAAGATCCGGGTCTGGAAGGTCTCCCCCAAGAATCCACGGGTCCACAAGCGCGTCGGAACGCTCCCTCGCTTCAAGGACCTGCTGAAGAGCTCCATCAACCCAAGCAACTACGTCGAGGCCCGGCGGCGCCACCACCGGTCCGCTGTCTGGATCCGGCACACCGACGCCGTGTCCTGTCTCTGCTTGAGCGAGGACCAGAGCTTGCTGTACTCGGGGTCGTGGGACCGGACGCTGAAGGTGTGGCGCGTGGAGGACTTGCGGTGCGTCGAGTCCGTGAACGCCCACGACGACGCCGTCAACGCGGTGGTGGTCGGGTTCAACGGGCTGGTTTTCACCGGCTCGGCGGACGGCACGGTGAAGGCGTGGAGGAGGGAGGAATTGCCCAAGCCGACCGGGAAGAAGGGAGGGAAGAAGCAAGCCGGTCTGACGAGGCACCAGCCGGCGGTGACCCTGGTGCGGCAGGACATGGCAGTGACGGCGCT
The window above is part of the Musa acuminata AAA Group cultivar baxijiao chromosome BXJ2-6, Cavendish_Baxijiao_AAA, whole genome shotgun sequence genome. Proteins encoded here:
- the LOC135615149 gene encoding protein TIFY 9-like isoform X1, which translates into the protein MSRDVVEFDFFAMEKTRSRAMDQRTSAPGAKLSAISRMNPQLLRNVISSVGRTPIPPPLSLLVLNPSDLSARRNDSVTAPLTIFYNGTVAVFDLAHNKAEAIMKMAEISGKGFLDKLDEDLLPMARKKSLQRFFQKRKERCRLTAAGPYERRQATGSAKNTC
- the LOC103988646 gene encoding protein JINGUBANG-like; amino-acid sequence: MKEGSRGGGGGSCGGQTLFAEAGGGLPRPSNDSTLMHSDPLIKSTSEEEFPTRHSNGSTASPGYSSDHSASTTDTQNSSADNSPFHMSPWNHQPATSSASSGGPVPGATNTTTDLFPSGTGLVGSLVREEGHIYSVAAIGGLLYTGSDSKNIRVWKNQKEYAGFKSTSGLVKAIVISTDHRIFTGHQDGKIRVWKVSPKNPRVHKRVGTLPRFKDLLKSSINPSNYVEARRRHHRSAVWIRHTDAVSCLCLSEDQSLLYSGSWDRTLKVWRVEDLRCVESVNAHDDAVNAVVVGFNGLVFTGSADGTVKAWRREELPKPTGKKGGKKQAGLTRHQPAVTLVRQDMAVTALAINVAAGLMYGGSSDGGISWWDRGGVGGSGGCGGVLRGHKVAVLCLVAAGSLLFSGSADKTICVWRRDGGGGHVCMSMLTGHSGPVKCLAVEADLDDCGGGRWVIYSGSLDKSVKVWKVAESAASASGNPQPPALRWDSEGASADDHGAPRYDLY
- the LOC135615149 gene encoding protein TIFY 9-like isoform X2, producing MSRDVVEFDFFAMEKTRSRAMDQRTSAPGAKLSAISRMNPQLLRNVISSVGRTPIPPPLSLLVLNPSDLSARRNDSVTAPLTIFYNGTVAVFDLAHNKAEAIMKMAEISGKGFLDKLDEDLLPMARKKSLQRFFQKRKERLTAAGPYERRQATGSAKNTC
- the LOC135615148 gene encoding protein CURLY FLAG LEAF 1-like — encoded protein: MTAPNIEMISVFLRSCDLGRVAAAHLAEVSDESAGEVTVELNSETALPCHWEQCLDMRSGQVYYINRETGIRTTKDPRTAVAIAAAASYSSSYQSKQDSSSDDSCSEIGGSDDDEDSVDTANSCLTSLSSTSSTDTAAAAGGSQILVSAGCLSCFMYFMIPKSVDACPKCGSGGFLKLGRHGCV